In the Sandaracinus amylolyticus genome, GTCACGGATGGCGTCCGTACGGACCGCCCACGACGGTCACCAGCGCGCACGACGTGACGGTCGTCGAGCTCGAGTACCAGCGCGCGTTCGAGATCTACCGGCGCACCGCCGCGGACAATGGCGACGAGGTCGACGAGCAGCGCTTCGCGGCGTTCGCGATGACGCACCCGCTCGGGATCCCGCAGGCCGATGGCGATCACGTGATCCGCGATCCGCTCGAGGTCGGTCCCGATGGCAGCCTGCGCTGCGTCGGCGAGGTGCCCGAGGGCGCGATGGTCCGCGTGATGCACGGTGATCGCCACGATCTGTTGGTCGCCGCGCGTGAGGCGGCGGTCGCTGCGCGTGGCGAGCACCGGCCGCCGGCGGGCGTGCTGGTGTTCGATTGCGTGTCGCGCGCACTGATCCTCGGGAGCGCGATGGAGCGCGAGCTCGAAGCGATCCAGGAGGGCATCGGGCTCGGGATCCCGATGATGGGCTGCCTCACGCTGGGCGAGGTCGGTGCGCTCGGAACGACGGCGCCCCAGTTCCAGAACAAGACGGCGGTCGTGATGGCGCTGCCGCGAGCGGGCGCATGAGCCTCGATCAACGCACCATCGAAGTGGGCCGGAGCGGGTGCGACGCCGGGGCGCGCGGCGAGGAGGGCCTCGCGCTCGCGAGCGTGCTGCAGGAGCTCACGGGCGCTGCGCTGGAGCTCTTCGATCCGAGCTGCTCGGCGGACTCGTTCCTCGATCGCCTCGTGGAGCGGCTGGGGTGCTACGCGGCCCTGCTCTTCGAGATGGGGGCCGCCGGTCGTCCCGAGCTCGCCGGCGCGAGCGGGATCGGCGCGGCCTCGCGCGCGCTTCCGGTCTCCGACGACGTGTCCGCGGCGATCGCAGTCGGGCGGAGCGAGCCGAAGCTGCCGTACGTCGAGCTCGCGCGGCCCGATCTCCTCGCGTGGCGCTTTCCGATCGACGTCGCGCGCCTGGGCGATCGTGCGTGCCTGCTCGTCTACTTCGATCGCGCCGCGAGCCTCCCGCTGCAGTACCGCGGGATGGTCGACCGGCTCTGCCGCATCCTCTCGACCGTGCTCGCGCACCGCGATCTCTTCGCGCGGACGATCGCGAGCGAGCGGCGGCTCGACGAGCGCACGGCGCTGCTCGAGCGCATCGGCGACGCGTCGAACGTCGGCATCGTCGTCTTCGATCCCGCCGGCGAGCTGCTCTTCTCGAACCAGCGGCTCCTCGAGATGTGGGGGCTCGACGCGTCGATCGTGCGCCCCTCGCGCGACGGCGTCGTGCAGGCGATCGCGGCGCAGCTGCTCGATCCCGAGGTGCTGCTGAAGTCGGTGCGCGAGAACGAGCGCAACGTCGAGTCCGAGATCCGCCTCGAGCTGCGGCTGCACGACGGGCGCGTGATCGACGTGCGCTGCGTGCCGGTGCGGGGCAGCGGCGGCGTGTACTACGGGCGCGGCGTCTACTTCGTCGACGTCAGCGAGCGGAAGCGCGCCGAGGCAGAGCGCGAGCGGCTGCTCGAGACCGAGCGCGCCGCGCGCGAGGCCGCGGAGGACGCGATCCGCGCGCGCGACGAGTTCCTGTCGGTGGCGTCGCACGAGCTGCGCACGCCGCTGACCTCGATGCAGCTCGTGGTGCAGTCGCTGCGATCGGCGCGCGAGCGCGGGGTCGAGATGCCGCCCGAGCGCGCGCTGCAGCTGCTCGAGAACGTCGAGCGTCAGACGCGGAGGCTCGGTCACCTCGTCGACGAGCTGCTCGACGTCTCGCGCATCCAGGCCGGTCGCCTGCAGCTCGAGCGAGAGCGCGTGGATCTCGTCACGGTGTGCCGGGACGTGATCGCGCGCTTCGGCGAGGAGTGCGCGCGCTCGGGGTCGACCATCGCGCTGCACGCGCGCGATCCGGTGCTGGGGCAGTGGGATCGGTCGCGGCTCGATCAGGTGGTCACGAACCTGCTCTCGAACGCGCTGAAATTCGGGCGCGGACGGCCGATCGACGTGACCGTCGATCGCACCGGCGACGAGACCTCGGCGCGGCTCGACGTGCAGGATCGCGGCCTGGGGATCCCGCGCGAGCGGATGGGGCGGCTGTTCCAGCGCTTCGAGCGCGCGGTGTCGTCGCGGCACTACGGCGGGCTGGGGCTCGGCCTCTACATCGCGCGCTACATCGTCGAGATGCACGGCGGGCACATCGGCATCTCGAGCGAGCCGGGCGTCGGGTCGACGGTGACGGTCGTGCTGCCGCTCGTCGACGAGACGATCACTCGAGCGTGAACGAGTCGAGGTAGCGCTGTGCCCACTCGGGCTCGTTGCCCGAGGGCGCGTAGACGCCGACGTTGTAGATGCGTGCGCCGCGCGTGACGATGCGGCCCGCGCCGACCATGCCCGAGCCATCGGTGGCGGCGCATCGGAAGCGCGCCTCGGTCGAGGTCACGCTCGACTCGGTGATCGTCCCCGGAAGCGCGGCGACCGAGTCGCGCATCGCGGCCTCGGGGGTGCGCGGGAGGATGCCGTCGACGTAGATCGCCGAGAGCTGATTGCCGTCGATCACGCCGTGGAAGCCGCGGAGGAACGGCTGTGCGCTGCGATCGAAGAGCGGGTCCATCCGCGCCGGTGCGTCGATCGAGAAGCCGCCTTCGCGGTGGCGGATGCGGGTCGCGCCGAGGCGCGAGCCCTGCGTGAACGACGCGAGCATCGGCCCGGCGAGCGCGGGATCGCCGATGGCAGTGAGCAGGAGGAGCTCGTCGCCGCGGGGGACGAGCGCGTCGGTCTCGTTGCCGTCGGCACCGAGGCCGGAGAAGAGATGGCCTCCATCGCGCCACGGCGTGTCGGTCGTGAGCTGGAGCCAGCCGGAGGCGCGCAGCTGCGCGATCGGATCGGGCGAGGTGCGCGGCATGAGCGTGACCCGGACGATGCCGCGCGGCGTCTCGGCGAGGATCACGCGCGTCGTGCGCTCGGCGTTCGTGAAGGCGCGGGGCAGCGCGGGCATGGCCATCGCCCAGCCGTCGTGCGGCTCGTTGATCCAGATCCAGCCGTCGGGGAGCAGCCATCCCTCGGGCAGCTCGTCCGAAGGGGTCTCTTCGGTGCGCGCGACGCGCGGCTCGCTCACCGGCTCCTCGGCTCCGCTGCAGGCGGCGACGAGCGCGCCGAGCATGATCGCGGCGATGCGCGCTCGAGGAAGATCGATCCAGGCCACGTCGCAGGTACGCGCCCTGCGCGACGAGCTTCCCGAGACGGTTGAGCTTCCGGAGGCGGTTGAGCTTCCGGAGGCGGTTGAGCTTCCGGAGGCGGTTGAGCTTCCGGAGGCGGTTGAGCTTCCGGAGGCGGTTAAGCGCGAAGGCCGGTCAGCGATGCGCTGGCCGGCCTTCGTTCACTGCCTCTTATCGAGGTTCACTGCCTCTTATCGAGGTTCACTGCCTCTTATCGAGGTTCACTGCCTCTTATCGAGGTTCACTGCCTCTTATCGAGGTTCACTGCCTCTTATCGAGGTTCACTGCCTCTTATCGAGGTTCACTGCCTCTTATCGATCGAGAGCGGGACAAGGGATTCGAACCCTCGACTTCAACCTTGGCAAGGTTGCACTCTACCACTGAGTTAGTCCCGCGAGGGACGCCCTATCTAGCTCTCCCCCCCGGGAGCGTCAAGGACGTTTTCGTCATTCGTAGCGGACTCCTTCGGCGGGGAGCAGACGCGCCGCCCACCAGCTCGGGAGCAGCGTCGCGACGAGGCAGATCCCGAGCGCGATCAGCACCGTCGTCCCGAACTCCGACATGCTCGTTCGCACCGGCACGTGATCGATCAGGTACACGTGCGGATCGAGCGGGAACCGATAGCTCTCGAGCCAGAACGAGACGCCTCCGCCGAGCGCGAGCCCGATCAGCGTGCCCACGAGCCCGATGATCAGCCCCTGCACCAGGAAGACGACGAGCACGTGCAGGTCGTGCGCGCCCATCGCCTTGAGGATCGCGATCTCCCGCTTCTTCTCGAGCACGATCATGATCAGCGTCGCGATCACGTTGAACGCGGCGATGAAGATGATCGTCGCGATCACCAGGCTCAGCATCACCTTCTGGATCTCGAGCGCGGTGAAGAGGTTGTGGTTGAGCTCCTGCCAGTCGAGCGTGTGGTAGGGCCCGCCGCCCAGCACGCGCTCGAGGCGGCGCGAGATCGCCGGTGCCTGCTCGAGGTCGTGCAGTCGGATCTCGACGCCGGTGACGCTGTCGCCGTGATCGAAGAACGCCTGTGCCTCGTAGAGATCGGCGTACACGAGGCGCGAGTCGTACTCCTGGAAGCCCGCCTCGAAGATGCCGATCACCCGGAACTCGCGGGAGCGCGGGGTGCGCGCCTCGGCATGGAACATCGAGGTGTCGAGCCCGGAGAGCGGGCTGATCACGCTCACCCGATCACCGACGTGCAGGTCGAGCGTGCGCGCGAGCGTGGCGCCGACGACCACGCCGGGCAGTGACTCGGTCGGCGTGACCTGGGCCTCGGTGTCTTCGAAGAGCACGTCCTCGACCGGCCCTTCGCTGGGCGCGGTGTCGGTCCCTTCGAGCGCGGCCTCGGCCTCCTCGGGCGTCGGCACCCGCACCACCGGGAGCTCGTCGAGCGGCTCGTCGTCCTCGGGCGTCTCTTCCTCGTGGCTCGGCGCGGGCGTGCTCGCCGCGGACTCGGTCGCGCGCGCCGCGTCCTCGGGCGAGCTCCCGTCCTCGATGCGCTGGAGGAACGCGTCGAGATCGAGGCCCTCGGTGCGCGCGCCCTCTTCGTCGTCGGGGCGGCGCGGTGGCGCGGCGCCCTCGCGACGCAGCCCTTCGAGCGACCCGTCGACGAGCTGCGTGGGAAGGTCGAGCACCGTGGGCATCGCCACCGGATCGACGCCCTTCACCAGCACGCCCGCGATGCGATCGCCGCGCGCGAGCATCATCTCGTTGATGACGAAGGGCGCGGCGCCCGCGACCTCCGGCATCTCCATCGCGCGCGCCATCACGTCCTCGTACTCCTCGAAGTCGAGGCCGTACTTCATGACGAGCACGTGCGCGTTGACGCCGAGCACCTTGTTGCGGAACTCGACCTGGAAGCCGCTGGTGATCGACATCACCACGAGCAGCGCCGCGACGCCGAGCGCGACGCCCGAGACCGCGATGAAGGTGATGACCGAGACGGTCTTCTTCTTCTTCGACCGCAGGTAACGCAGGCCGATCGTGAGGGCGTAGTCCATGCGGTGCGGACCGGCGGGTCCTCTATCACGCAGGGCCGGGGAGAGCCATCGTGGACCGCCCGTGCTCGGCGTCGCCAGCGAGAGGGCTCTCTCGGCGGGCGCTGGCCGGGCGAGGGCGACCCCCTATATGCTTGCGAAAGAGATGTACCTTCGCTTGGCTGGGCTGCTCGCGGCGTGGGTGGCGCTCGCGGGCTGCCACGAACCCACCACGTTCGATCTCGATGCTGGACCCGCGGACGCGTCCCCACCGGGCGCGACCGGGCTCATCGAGATCGAAGGCGCGCCCACGCTCGCGCTCGCGCCTGGTGCGCACGCCGAGTTCGTGGCGCGCTGGACCGATGCCGAGGGACGACCGGTCGCGATGCGCGACGTGTCCTTCGCGCTCGACGGTATGGCGCGCGACTCGACGCTCTTCTCGCTCGGAGGGCGCACCGACGAGGACGGTCGCGTGACCGGGATGGTGATCGCGGGGAGCGAGACCGCGACCTTCCGCCTCCGCGTGGCGGCGCCGGGCGCGCAGGCCGCGTACCTCGAGGTCGCGGTGAGCGCCGACGGGTTCGGTCGCCTGGTCGTGGCGGTCGAGGGCGGCGATGGGCGCGACATCGCGCAGCGCACGGTGCTCGTGCACCAGTCGACGTCGGCGACCGATCGCGTCTCGTGCGACGACGCGCTCACGCGGCGCGAGGCGGATCGATCGCGCACCATCGACGCGCTCGGCGAAGCGGTGTTCGCACCGCTGCCCGCGGCGCAGCGCTTCACGATCGTCGCGCGCGCGACCAGCAGCGCGTCGTTGATCGTCGCCGAAGGATGCGTCGAGGACGTGATGCTCGAGCCGCTGGGCGACACCCGCGCGACGGTCACGCTGGTGCCGCGCACGCTCGGCATCGAGGGCGAGTACGACGCGGAGCTCGCGCTGCGCGCGGGGATGGCCCCGAGCCTGGCGGCCGACGCGCTCGCGCTCGCGCTCGAGGGCACGGTGGTCGCGAGCGGTGGCGACGCGTCGATGATGCTCGACGCGCTCGAGTCGACGCTGCGCGATCGCGGCGCGACCGCCGCGCTCTCCGCGCTCGAGGCCGCGCGCGCGACGGGGAGCGCGGAGCGCGAGCTCGCGACGCGCCTGGCGCTGGACGGCGCGAGCCTGGCGGGCGGCGCGCGGGTGGTGCTCGAGGAGATCGTCGCGCTGCACCGCGGGCTCGTCGTCGACGGAGTGCTCTTCGTCGCGGGCTCGATGGACGGCCCGGTCGCGTCGTTCACGCGCGGCGAGGTGCGCCTCGGCGA is a window encoding:
- a CDS encoding PAS domain-containing sensor histidine kinase, with amino-acid sequence MSLDQRTIEVGRSGCDAGARGEEGLALASVLQELTGAALELFDPSCSADSFLDRLVERLGCYAALLFEMGAAGRPELAGASGIGAASRALPVSDDVSAAIAVGRSEPKLPYVELARPDLLAWRFPIDVARLGDRACLLVYFDRAASLPLQYRGMVDRLCRILSTVLAHRDLFARTIASERRLDERTALLERIGDASNVGIVVFDPAGELLFSNQRLLEMWGLDASIVRPSRDGVVQAIAAQLLDPEVLLKSVRENERNVESEIRLELRLHDGRVIDVRCVPVRGSGGVYYGRGVYFVDVSERKRAEAERERLLETERAAREAAEDAIRARDEFLSVASHELRTPLTSMQLVVQSLRSARERGVEMPPERALQLLENVERQTRRLGHLVDELLDVSRIQAGRLQLERERVDLVTVCRDVIARFGEECARSGSTIALHARDPVLGQWDRSRLDQVVTNLLSNALKFGRGRPIDVTVDRTGDETSARLDVQDRGLGIPRERMGRLFQRFERAVSSRHYGGLGLGLYIARYIVEMHGGHIGISSEPGVGSTVTVVLPLVDETITRA
- a CDS encoding ABC transporter permease; translated protein: MDYALTIGLRYLRSKKKKTVSVITFIAVSGVALGVAALLVVMSITSGFQVEFRNKVLGVNAHVLVMKYGLDFEEYEDVMARAMEMPEVAGAAPFVINEMMLARGDRIAGVLVKGVDPVAMPTVLDLPTQLVDGSLEGLRREGAAPPRRPDDEEGARTEGLDLDAFLQRIEDGSSPEDAARATESAASTPAPSHEEETPEDDEPLDELPVVRVPTPEEAEAALEGTDTAPSEGPVEDVLFEDTEAQVTPTESLPGVVVGATLARTLDLHVGDRVSVISPLSGLDTSMFHAEARTPRSREFRVIGIFEAGFQEYDSRLVYADLYEAQAFFDHGDSVTGVEIRLHDLEQAPAISRRLERVLGGGPYHTLDWQELNHNLFTALEIQKVMLSLVIATIIFIAAFNVIATLIMIVLEKKREIAILKAMGAHDLHVLVVFLVQGLIIGLVGTLIGLALGGGVSFWLESYRFPLDPHVYLIDHVPVRTSMSEFGTTVLIALGICLVATLLPSWWAARLLPAEGVRYE